One part of the Planctomycetia bacterium genome encodes these proteins:
- a CDS encoding transcriptional regulator, with protein MSAPFQPTDAELAVLRVLWDREPCTVREIHDAFAADGRQVAYTTVLKTLQIMTDKKLVRRDDRARAHLYRASTPRPKAQKALVDDLVERAFGGAAAELVLHALAGRKATPTELGEIRRLLDRMESQSP; from the coding sequence ATGTCTGCCCCGTTTCAGCCGACCGATGCCGAACTCGCGGTGCTTCGCGTGCTCTGGGACCGCGAGCCTTGCACGGTCCGCGAAATCCACGACGCCTTCGCGGCCGACGGCCGGCAGGTGGCCTACACGACTGTCTTGAAGACGCTTCAGATCATGACCGACAAAAAGCTCGTCCGCCGCGACGACCGTGCCCGGGCCCATCTCTATCGGGCGTCCACGCCGCGGCCGAAGGCCCAGAAGGCGCTCGTGGACGACCTTGTCGAGCGGGCCTTTGGTGGCGCGGCCGCGGAGCTCGTCCTCCATGCGCTCGCCGGCCGCAAGGCCACGCCCACGGAGCTGGGCGAGATTCGCCGGCTGCTCGACCGCATGGAATCGCAATCCCCCTGA